In the genome of Variibacter gotjawalensis, one region contains:
- a CDS encoding histone deacetylase family protein — MKAVTTDLHKGHDPKRFILRGKFAQGEERPERATRLEQGLKAGKHEIVASQKFGQGPRLAVHSVDYLRFMEEAAEEWKTLKDASDEVLGNVHPVRGFGTMPQSITGRAGWFMQDMACGIGPDTWKAVASATDVAVTAAELVIEGERAAYALCRPPGHHAYRDLAGGHCFLNNTAIAAAHLRSVHERVAILDIDIHHGNGTQAIFYDRSDVLTVSVHADPARFYPFFWGYTHERGERDGEGFNVNLPIPVGSGDNVYVAAIESSVATIRAYAPEVLVIALGLDASADDPFGGAKVTADGFRRAGEVIARIGLPTLFTQEGGYLSDQLGPNLTAVLGGFEATA, encoded by the coding sequence ATGAAAGCCGTCACGACCGATCTTCACAAAGGCCACGACCCGAAGCGCTTCATCCTGCGCGGCAAATTTGCGCAAGGCGAAGAGCGGCCCGAACGCGCGACGCGCCTCGAACAAGGGCTGAAGGCCGGCAAGCACGAGATCGTCGCATCACAGAAATTCGGCCAAGGGCCGCGCCTTGCCGTTCATTCGGTCGACTATCTGCGCTTCATGGAGGAAGCGGCGGAGGAGTGGAAAACGCTCAAGGACGCGTCGGACGAAGTGCTCGGCAACGTGCATCCGGTGCGCGGCTTTGGCACGATGCCGCAATCGATCACCGGCCGCGCCGGCTGGTTCATGCAGGACATGGCGTGCGGCATTGGCCCTGATACGTGGAAAGCTGTCGCCTCCGCGACAGATGTCGCCGTCACAGCCGCCGAACTCGTCATCGAGGGCGAGCGTGCCGCTTACGCGCTTTGCCGCCCGCCCGGTCATCATGCCTATCGCGATCTCGCGGGCGGACATTGCTTTCTCAACAATACTGCGATCGCGGCTGCACATTTGCGCTCCGTGCACGAGCGCGTTGCGATCCTCGACATCGACATTCACCACGGCAACGGCACGCAGGCGATTTTCTACGATCGCTCAGACGTACTGACGGTGTCGGTGCACGCCGACCCGGCGCGTTTCTATCCGTTCTTCTGGGGCTACACGCACGAGCGCGGCGAGCGTGACGGCGAAGGCTTTAACGTCAACCTGCCGATCCCGGTCGGCTCCGGCGACAACGTTTACGTCGCGGCCATCGAAAGCTCAGTCGCGACGATCCGCGCTTACGCGCCGGAAGTCCTCGTGATCGCTCTCGGTCTCGATGCGTCGGCGGACGATCCGTTCGGCGGCGCCAAAGTGACGGCTGACGGCTTCCGCCGCGCCGGCGAAGTGATCGCGCGCATCGGCCTGCCGACGTTGTTCACGCAGGAGGGCGGCTATCTGTCCGACCAACTCGGTCCAAATCTCACAGCTGTTCTCGGCGGGTTCGAAGCGACAGCCTGA
- a CDS encoding DUF3096 domain-containing protein, translating into MINLVAIQPLVALIAGVLILIMPRLLNYIVAIYLIIVGITGLLR; encoded by the coding sequence ATGATCAATCTCGTTGCCATTCAACCGCTGGTCGCACTGATCGCGGGGGTTTTGATCCTCATTATGCCGAGGCTGCTGAATTACATCGTGGCGATCTACCTGATCATTGTCGGCATCACGGGTCTTCTCCGCTAA
- a CDS encoding polysaccharide deacetylase family protein: MPHTPRERLPYSAIVDRPPLQFPEGVRLVVWTIVNLESWDIARPMPRNVLTPPMGQPILPDVPNWAWHEYGMRVGVWRFFDLFAKLGVKASAAVNGQMVEHYPRIAEAIRDAGWEFLPHGYEQRPMQTVADQRDAIQKTITAIEPYAGKKPIGWLAPGMSQTLETPDYLAAAGFRYTGDYVHDEEPSWVETKRGRMVTLPYTFEMNDITIMALQNHEARHFYDRGVDQFEQLYKESEKRAKIMSIPLHAYLSGQPHRFVYLDKLYRYLAAKPGVAFWTGEQIYDWFVGQDTSRPKAKR, encoded by the coding sequence ATGCCTCATACGCCGCGCGAACGCCTGCCCTATTCCGCCATCGTCGACCGACCGCCGCTGCAATTTCCCGAAGGCGTCCGCTTGGTTGTGTGGACCATCGTCAACCTGGAGTCGTGGGATATCGCTCGGCCGATGCCGCGCAACGTACTGACCCCGCCGATGGGGCAGCCGATCTTGCCGGATGTGCCGAACTGGGCCTGGCACGAATACGGGATGCGGGTCGGCGTCTGGCGCTTCTTCGACCTGTTCGCCAAGCTCGGCGTGAAGGCCTCGGCAGCCGTCAACGGCCAGATGGTCGAGCACTATCCGCGCATCGCCGAGGCGATCCGCGATGCCGGCTGGGAGTTCTTGCCCCACGGCTACGAACAGCGCCCGATGCAGACCGTCGCGGATCAGCGTGACGCCATCCAGAAAACCATCACGGCCATTGAGCCCTACGCCGGGAAGAAACCGATCGGCTGGCTCGCGCCCGGCATGAGCCAGACGCTCGAGACGCCGGACTATCTCGCGGCGGCCGGCTTCAGATACACCGGCGACTACGTCCACGACGAAGAGCCGTCATGGGTCGAAACCAAGCGCGGCCGGATGGTCACGCTGCCCTACACGTTCGAGATGAACGACATCACGATCATGGCGCTGCAGAATCACGAAGCGCGTCACTTCTACGATCGCGGCGTCGACCAGTTCGAGCAGCTGTACAAAGAGAGCGAGAAGCGCGCCAAGATCATGTCGATCCCGCTGCATGCGTATCTCTCCGGACAGCCGCATCGCTTCGTCTATCTCGACAAGCTCTATCGCTATCTCGCCGCCAAGCCCGGCGTCGCCTTCTGGACCGGCGAACAAATCTACGACTGGTTCGTCGGCCAGGACACTTCTCGACCGAAAGCAAAACGATGA